In Shewanella sp. VB17, a single genomic region encodes these proteins:
- a CDS encoding RNA-binding protein: MQKPFLIVLIIAILGAFAFVQFADLNAAIAFFTGSIIASVVFALQGKSSPIANNAVSVEQYTGPTMTLYVGNLPYRIHEGEVKELFGKYGPVNSVRLVRDRKTGRRKGFGFIEMSEAGAQKAMSKLNEFDFQERTLKVREAKSQDADKNDRQEAGA, encoded by the coding sequence ATGCAAAAGCCATTTCTTATCGTTTTGATTATCGCCATACTAGGCGCATTCGCGTTCGTTCAGTTCGCAGACCTAAATGCCGCAATCGCCTTCTTTACCGGTTCTATTATTGCGAGCGTTGTATTTGCACTTCAAGGCAAATCCTCTCCAATCGCTAACAATGCCGTAAGTGTTGAGCAATATACAGGCCCAACAATGACACTTTATGTGGGCAATTTGCCTTATCGTATTCACGAAGGGGAAGTAAAAGAACTATTTGGAAAATATGGACCAGTAAACTCTGTTCGTTTAGTTCGTGATAGAAAAACGGGCCGTCGTAAAGGCTTCGGGTTCATTGAGATGTCTGAGGCGGGTGCGCAAAAGGCAATGAGCAAGCTCAACGAATTTGACTTCCAAGAGCGAACATTAAAAGTCAGAGAAGCAAAATCGCAAGATGCGGATAAAAATGACCGTCAAGAAGCTGGGGCTTAA
- the murI gene encoding glutamate racemase, whose amino-acid sequence MSGPILIFDSGVGGLSILDEVRKVLPHENYCYLFDNARLPYGELADQELIEGCKILISLVVERINASLVVIACNTASTLILPSLREVLRVPVVGVVPAVKPAALHSRAKHIGLLATPGTIKRNYTRVLIEQFASDCRVELYASSELVLLAEKKASGEAIFQEEISQLLHPIKSSGLDTLILGCTHFPILKVEIQEYLGCDVLLLDSGKAVAARVHNLIDGRADRNRAEFDTYEKRLSALYTQEINEGLKKSLAKFGFSTLSKVQTGQ is encoded by the coding sequence TTGTCGGGACCCATACTTATTTTTGATTCAGGCGTTGGTGGCCTATCTATCCTCGATGAAGTCAGGAAGGTGCTACCTCATGAGAATTACTGTTATCTTTTTGATAATGCTCGTCTGCCTTACGGTGAGTTAGCAGATCAAGAACTCATTGAAGGTTGCAAAATACTTATTAGCTTAGTGGTTGAGAGAATTAATGCATCGTTAGTTGTGATTGCCTGTAATACAGCAAGTACTCTAATCTTACCATCCCTAAGAGAAGTACTGAGAGTTCCAGTCGTTGGTGTTGTGCCTGCGGTTAAGCCTGCGGCTTTGCATTCACGGGCAAAACATATAGGCCTACTTGCGACGCCGGGAACCATTAAAAGGAATTATACTCGAGTGTTAATTGAGCAGTTTGCCAGTGACTGCCGAGTTGAGTTGTACGCATCGTCTGAACTCGTATTACTAGCAGAAAAAAAAGCCTCGGGTGAAGCTATTTTTCAAGAAGAGATCTCTCAGCTTTTGCATCCAATTAAATCATCTGGTTTGGATACACTCATTTTAGGTTGTACTCATTTTCCGATCCTTAAAGTAGAGATACAAGAATATTTAGGTTGTGATGTTTTACTGCTAGATTCTGGGAAAGCTGTTGCAGCAAGGGTACATAACTTAATAGACGGACGAGCAGATAGAAATCGAGCAGAATTTGACACATATGAAAAAAGACTAAGTGCGCTATACACGCAAGAAATCAATGAGGGATTAAAAAAATCATTAGCCAAATTTGGTTTTTCAACATTATCGAAAGTCCAAACAGGCCAATGA
- the trmA gene encoding tRNA (uridine(54)-C5)-methyltransferase TrmA — MNLAAMDPNTYDAQLEEKRIKLEKIFADFDTPNLEVFSSEPTNYRMRAEFRIWHDGEDMYYYMFDKTLNSKIRCDQFMPASKLINNMMPTLIAELKRNTTLRHRLFQIDFLSTLSGEILVSLLYHKQLDQQWEAEAATLKEKLAATFNVNIIGRARKQKIVFDKDFVIESLLVNGEQLQYHQIENSFTQPNGNVSIKMLEWAIDITKESKGDLLELYCGNGNFSIALAQNFDRVLATELAKPSVESAQYNIKINAIDNLQIIRMSAEDFTDAMAKKRSFRRLEGIDLDSYHCNTIFVDPPRAGMDPDTVKLVQGYKRIVYISCNPNTLIDNLNELSQTHNITRFALFDQFPYTDHMEAGVFLEKK, encoded by the coding sequence ATGAATTTAGCAGCAATGGATCCTAATACCTATGATGCGCAACTTGAAGAAAAACGTATCAAACTGGAAAAGATATTCGCTGACTTTGATACACCAAATCTAGAAGTATTTAGTTCTGAACCAACAAATTACCGTATGCGTGCAGAATTTCGTATTTGGCATGATGGTGAAGACATGTACTATTACATGTTTGATAAGACGCTGAATAGTAAAATTCGTTGTGATCAATTTATGCCCGCCAGCAAGTTGATTAATAATATGATGCCTACACTTATCGCCGAATTAAAACGAAACACAACGCTTCGACATAGATTATTCCAAATTGACTTTCTTTCCACTCTTAGTGGTGAAATATTAGTCTCTTTACTCTATCACAAACAGCTAGATCAGCAATGGGAAGCAGAAGCTGCAACTTTGAAAGAAAAGTTGGCCGCGACATTTAATGTCAATATTATTGGCCGAGCACGTAAACAGAAAATCGTCTTCGATAAAGATTTTGTTATCGAGTCACTTCTGGTTAATGGAGAGCAACTGCAATATCACCAAATAGAAAATAGCTTTACTCAACCAAACGGTAACGTTTCCATTAAAATGCTCGAATGGGCCATCGACATAACCAAAGAAAGTAAGGGAGACTTACTGGAGCTTTATTGTGGTAACGGTAATTTTTCAATCGCTTTAGCACAAAACTTTGATCGTGTATTGGCAACAGAACTTGCTAAACCTTCTGTTGAATCCGCGCAATATAACATTAAAATAAACGCCATTGATAACCTGCAAATTATCCGTATGTCCGCTGAAGATTTTACCGATGCCATGGCAAAAAAACGTAGTTTTAGACGCTTAGAAGGGATCGATTTAGATAGTTATCATTGTAATACCATCTTCGTTGACCCACCACGTGCAGGGATGGATCCGGATACCGTTAAACTGGTTCAAGGCTACAAGCGTATCGTTTATATCTCATGTAACCCTAACACCCTAATAGATAATTTAAATGAATTAAGTCAAACTCATAACATCACCCGTTTTGCTTTATTCGATCAATTCCCTTATACCGATCATATGGAAGCAGGTGTATTTTTAGAAAAAAAGTAA
- the fabR gene encoding HTH-type transcriptional repressor FabR has protein sequence MGIRAQQKEKTRRALVDAAFNQLNAARSFSSLSLREVAREAKIAPTSFYRHFKDMNELGLTMVDEGGLTLRQMMRKGRQRAEAGGSVIRISVDTFMEVLESNPNVFRILLHERSGTSAPFRAAVAREIEHFISELAHYTEATAKRAPELARAQAEALVTLVFNAGAAALDMKRVDRKILADRLVTQLRMVAKGSEVLQQKLEKR, from the coding sequence ATGGGCATTAGAGCACAGCAAAAAGAGAAAACGCGTCGAGCATTGGTCGATGCAGCATTTAATCAGTTAAATGCTGCAAGGAGTTTCTCTAGTCTGAGTCTGCGTGAGGTGGCCCGAGAAGCCAAAATTGCTCCGACCTCTTTTTATCGCCACTTTAAAGACATGAATGAACTTGGACTGACTATGGTCGATGAAGGAGGGTTAACTTTACGTCAGATGATGCGCAAAGGACGTCAACGTGCAGAGGCCGGCGGAAGTGTAATACGGATTTCGGTTGATACCTTTATGGAAGTGTTAGAGTCTAACCCTAATGTTTTCAGAATATTATTGCATGAACGTTCAGGTACATCTGCGCCGTTTCGTGCGGCTGTAGCCCGTGAAATAGAACATTTTATCTCTGAATTAGCTCATTACACTGAGGCGACGGCAAAGCGCGCTCCTGAGCTGGCTCGTGCACAGGCAGAAGCATTAGTGACGTTAGTTTTTAATGCTGGCGCAGCTGCATTAGATATGAAGCGGGTGGATCGTAAGATTTTGGCTGATAGGTTAGTGACACAACTGCGTATGGTGGCGAAGGGTTCTGAGGTGTTGCAACAAAAACTGGAAAAGCGATAA
- a CDS encoding fatty acid desaturase, with translation MTKPPLIWTNVALFTFTFLGAAILVPWYGITYGYGILEWVAFIVFAFACGLSITAGYHRLWSHKTYKAKAPIRFLFALGGALALQNSALHWSSDHRIHHKHVDNNDKDPYSAKMGFWYSHIGWMLREYQSQYYHDYKNVRDLQNDKIVMWQHKHYLVLAILMNIGLPALIGWLNGDIWAMLLMAGLLRLVVVHHCTFFINSLAHIWGSQPYTDKNTARDNGVIALLTYGEGYHNFHHIFENDYRNGIHWWQYDPTKWLINSLNWFGLATDLRITPQERIESARLQMQLKHTQNRVALLPNCDEVLEKIQTEYELLKVHLTDYYTAKKTLLEAKRKQLVNKQLMLQVDEMKQRFLIQQKNWLLLTSSYT, from the coding sequence ATGACCAAACCTCCCTTGATCTGGACAAATGTAGCTCTTTTCACCTTCACCTTTCTCGGTGCAGCCATACTCGTTCCATGGTATGGAATAACCTATGGTTATGGGATCTTAGAATGGGTAGCCTTTATTGTATTTGCCTTTGCCTGCGGCCTATCAATCACTGCCGGTTACCATAGACTCTGGTCTCACAAGACCTATAAAGCAAAGGCACCAATTCGTTTTCTATTTGCACTTGGCGGTGCATTAGCTTTACAAAACAGTGCTCTACATTGGTCTTCAGATCACCGAATACATCATAAGCATGTGGATAATAATGACAAGGATCCCTATTCTGCAAAAATGGGATTTTGGTATAGTCACATAGGTTGGATGCTTAGAGAGTACCAATCACAATATTACCACGATTATAAAAATGTACGTGATCTGCAAAACGACAAAATAGTGATGTGGCAGCACAAACACTACCTAGTATTAGCCATCCTAATGAATATTGGCCTTCCTGCATTGATTGGTTGGCTCAATGGGGATATTTGGGCAATGCTACTAATGGCAGGACTATTAAGACTTGTCGTAGTACACCACTGTACTTTCTTCATCAATTCACTGGCCCACATTTGGGGAAGCCAACCCTACACAGACAAAAATACCGCTCGGGACAATGGCGTCATCGCCCTGCTGACCTATGGCGAGGGCTACCATAACTTTCACCACATTTTCGAAAATGATTATCGTAATGGTATACATTGGTGGCAATATGATCCAACAAAGTGGTTGATAAATAGCTTAAACTGGTTTGGCTTAGCAACAGATCTCCGCATTACTCCTCAAGAGCGAATTGAAAGTGCCAGATTACAAATGCAGCTAAAGCATACTCAGAACCGTGTTGCTTTACTGCCTAACTGTGATGAAGTACTTGAAAAAATTCAAACTGAATATGAGCTGCTAAAAGTCCATCTCACCGACTACTACACCGCAAAAAAAACCTTGCTGGAAGCTAAACGTAAACAATTAGTGAATAAGCAATTAATGCTTCAAGTCGATGAAATGAAGCAACGATTCCTTATACAACAAAAAAACTGGTTACTATTGACCTCTTCATACACCTAG
- the selD gene encoding selenide, water dikinase SelD, translating into MSPYPITMDFALMPLSKIKLTEYSHGAGCGCKISPKVLNTILASQLPIFEDPNILVGNQTRDDAAVYKLNDETGIISTTDFFMPIVDDPFTFGRIAATNAISDIYAMGGTPIMAIAILGWPINVLSAEVAQQVVDGGRQACADAGIMLAGGHSIDSPEPIFGLAVSGQIPLSELKQNDTAKSGDKLYLTKPLGIGILTTAQKQKKITEEDSNIAIDAMCQLNKIGTVLAKIRGVNAMTDVTGFGLAGHLIEMCQGAKLNARIAIPSLPLLPQTEKYLQLGCIPGGTHRNFESYCEHLPLLTDTEKAIICDPQTSGGLLIAVSNEAENEVIALLKQHGIQANGIGSLTHAEQSSLVELT; encoded by the coding sequence ATGAGCCCCTACCCAATTACTATGGACTTTGCGCTCATGCCACTATCAAAAATAAAACTTACCGAATACAGTCATGGCGCTGGCTGCGGCTGTAAAATATCGCCAAAAGTCCTTAACACCATTCTTGCGTCTCAACTGCCCATTTTTGAAGACCCAAACATCTTAGTTGGCAACCAAACTCGAGATGATGCCGCGGTATATAAGCTCAATGATGAAACAGGCATTATCAGTACGACTGACTTTTTTATGCCAATTGTTGATGATCCTTTTACCTTCGGCCGTATAGCTGCAACTAACGCCATTAGCGATATATACGCCATGGGCGGAACCCCGATAATGGCGATTGCAATTCTAGGTTGGCCAATCAACGTATTATCTGCAGAAGTTGCCCAACAAGTTGTCGATGGTGGGCGTCAAGCCTGTGCTGATGCTGGCATCATGTTAGCCGGTGGACACAGTATCGACTCTCCAGAGCCTATATTTGGCTTAGCGGTATCAGGTCAGATCCCTCTGTCTGAACTCAAGCAAAACGACACGGCTAAATCCGGTGATAAACTTTACCTAACTAAACCATTAGGCATAGGCATTTTAACGACCGCACAGAAACAAAAAAAAATCACCGAAGAAGACAGCAATATAGCCATTGATGCCATGTGTCAACTGAACAAAATTGGCACTGTCTTGGCCAAAATCCGTGGTGTCAATGCCATGACAGATGTTACTGGGTTTGGTTTAGCAGGCCACCTTATCGAAATGTGTCAGGGAGCAAAACTCAATGCCAGAATAGCGATCCCTTCACTGCCATTACTTCCTCAGACTGAAAAATATCTGCAACTTGGGTGTATCCCCGGTGGAACCCATAGAAATTTCGAAAGCTATTGCGAACATCTGCCTCTACTTACTGATACTGAAAAAGCCATCATCTGCGATCCTCAAACCAGTGGCGGCTTACTGATTGCAGTGTCTAACGAAGCTGAAAATGAGGTTATTGCGCTACTTAAGCAACATGGCATCCAAGCTAATGGTATCGGATCACTGACTCATGCAGAACAATCAAGCCTAGTGGAACTGACTTAA
- the mnmH gene encoding tRNA 2-selenouridine(34) synthase MnmH: MNSNIIPKEAYQAIMLNGHPMLDVRAPIEFNKGAFPSSSNSPLMQDSERQRVGTCYKKQGQEAAIALGHSLVQGKIKQQRVDAWLAFINQYPNAYLYCFRGGLRSQLSQQWLKEAGIDIPYVEGGYKAMRQYLIDTIDNAHPKQPVFILSGITGSGKTDFLLNRSEAIDLEGYAHHRGSSFGCYHEAQPSQINFENQLAIALLKHHNRNEKCLLIEDESFLIGRSAIPKSFYEGMQTANILVLDESEEARLTRLLNEYVHKMHSGYVERLGEEAGFSAFSLYLTQSITSIRKRLGNQLHNEFQSIIAYALNAQLQQNNTLAHLEWISLLLTRYYDPMYRYQLEQKKTRVIFKGSHQAIHQWLNDYQK, from the coding sequence ATGAACAGCAATATCATCCCTAAAGAAGCCTATCAAGCAATCATGCTCAACGGACACCCAATGCTGGACGTTCGAGCACCAATCGAATTCAATAAAGGCGCATTTCCCTCAAGTAGTAACTCCCCGCTGATGCAAGATAGTGAGCGTCAACGTGTAGGTACTTGCTATAAAAAACAAGGACAAGAGGCCGCAATTGCACTAGGACACTCGCTCGTTCAAGGAAAAATAAAACAACAAAGGGTCGATGCGTGGCTAGCTTTCATAAACCAATACCCTAATGCGTACCTCTACTGCTTTCGTGGTGGGCTCAGATCGCAACTCTCTCAACAATGGCTTAAAGAAGCCGGTATCGATATACCTTATGTTGAAGGTGGCTATAAAGCCATGCGCCAATACCTTATTGATACTATAGATAATGCCCACCCTAAGCAGCCAGTCTTTATTCTTAGCGGCATCACTGGAAGTGGTAAGACAGACTTCCTACTTAACCGTTCAGAAGCGATAGATCTCGAAGGTTATGCCCATCATAGAGGCTCAAGTTTTGGCTGCTATCATGAAGCTCAACCTTCACAAATTAACTTTGAAAATCAATTAGCCATTGCTCTACTTAAACATCACAATAGGAACGAAAAATGCTTACTGATAGAAGATGAAAGTTTTTTAATTGGCCGCTCTGCGATCCCAAAGTCTTTCTATGAGGGAATGCAAACTGCAAATATTCTCGTGTTAGACGAATCTGAAGAAGCACGATTAACCCGCCTACTTAATGAATACGTCCATAAAATGCATTCTGGTTATGTCGAACGCTTAGGTGAGGAGGCGGGCTTTTCTGCTTTTTCTCTTTACTTGACTCAAAGCATCACCAGTATAAGAAAACGACTTGGTAATCAACTGCATAATGAATTTCAATCAATCATAGCTTATGCATTAAACGCGCAATTACAGCAAAATAATACCCTTGCTCATTTGGAATGGATCTCGCTACTGCTCACTCGATATTACGACCCTATGTATCGATACCAACTCGAACAAAAAAAAACAAGAGTGATATTTAAAGGTTCCCACCAAGCCATCCACCAATGGTTAAATGACTATCAAAAATAA
- a CDS encoding MFS transporter → MVFSRRFLPYFIAQCLGALNDNVYKNVLILMVAYTSAEQLPMSIDLFVNIAAAVFILPFLLFSAYAGYLADSKDKAWLIRRIKLVELVLMSGAALAIMNQSYLSMLLLLFLMGTQSAYFGPVKYALLPQVLTPAELVRGNAWVEVSTFLAILCGTLGAGIIVSSDYATTVSAILVVVLAIFGVVAAWGVPSLPPALSKDISMHKGNWQVLNCAYQNQQIWAAIIGISWFWFLGATYLTQFPNFTRIFLFSEPSVVSVLLALFSLGIALGSLTSVRLSKGKVELGVVPLGLLGLTLFGIDFALAVPSSSDMVFSASHFIADSGHYRLMFDLFMVGVSAGIYIVPLYSFIQSNAQVNERARVIAANNILNALFMISSALLAMLLLQVLMWQITELFMLLAFSNLLVFIFICVRKSFFRRAVIHFWLKKFQRE, encoded by the coding sequence ATGGTATTTAGTCGACGTTTTCTTCCTTATTTTATCGCCCAATGTTTAGGCGCTTTAAATGACAATGTGTATAAGAATGTTCTGATCTTGATGGTGGCTTATACCAGTGCTGAACAGTTGCCGATGTCGATAGACTTGTTTGTTAATATCGCCGCTGCTGTGTTTATTCTCCCTTTTTTATTGTTTTCAGCCTATGCAGGTTATCTTGCTGACTCTAAAGATAAAGCTTGGTTAATCAGGCGGATTAAGTTGGTGGAGCTTGTGCTGATGTCTGGTGCTGCATTGGCGATTATGAATCAAAGTTACTTATCTATGCTGCTGTTGCTTTTTCTCATGGGAACTCAATCTGCCTATTTCGGTCCAGTCAAATATGCATTACTGCCGCAAGTGTTAACACCTGCAGAATTGGTTCGCGGTAATGCGTGGGTAGAGGTGAGTACGTTTCTTGCCATTTTGTGTGGCACGCTAGGGGCTGGGATTATTGTGTCGAGTGATTATGCGACAACAGTGAGTGCCATTTTGGTTGTCGTGTTGGCGATCTTTGGCGTGGTTGCAGCGTGGGGGGTGCCTTCTTTACCTCCAGCTCTGAGTAAGGATATTTCAATGCATAAGGGGAACTGGCAGGTCCTTAACTGTGCTTATCAAAATCAACAAATTTGGGCTGCAATAATAGGCATTAGCTGGTTTTGGTTTCTTGGGGCGACGTATTTAACACAATTTCCTAATTTTACTCGTATATTTTTATTTTCAGAACCAAGTGTGGTGTCTGTATTATTAGCGCTTTTTTCGCTCGGTATTGCACTGGGCTCATTGACTTCAGTGCGTTTATCGAAAGGGAAAGTTGAATTAGGGGTTGTGCCACTAGGTTTGTTGGGACTCACCCTATTTGGTATTGATTTTGCGTTGGCCGTACCAAGCTCGAGTGATATGGTGTTTAGCGCTAGCCACTTTATTGCTGATTCAGGTCATTATCGACTTATGTTTGATCTCTTTATGGTAGGTGTGAGCGCGGGGATCTATATTGTCCCTTTATATAGCTTTATTCAGTCAAATGCTCAGGTCAATGAGCGTGCTCGTGTGATTGCTGCAAATAATATTCTTAATGCACTTTTTATGATCTCCTCAGCACTTTTAGCTATGTTACTTTTACAGGTATTGATGTGGCAGATCACTGAGTTATTTATGCTATTAGCTTTTAGTAATCTGCTAGTGTTTATTTTTATTTGTGTCAGAAAGTCCTTTTTTCGTCGTGCAGTTATCCATTTTTGGTTGAAAAAATTTCAACGAGAATAG
- the cysQ gene encoding 3'(2'),5'-bisphosphate nucleotidase CysQ produces MKPEDYVEQAIEIAIVAGKKIRDIYVKGIFEKEIKSDNTPVTSADIAAHNIINAALQELTPDIPVLSEEDADIPFTTRQHWDRYWLVDPLDGTGEFIAGSGDFSVIIALMEHNRPVMGIVYVPMTEVCYYAIAGLGAYKRDEKSESRIMSHQLPQSRTPTLKLAVSRRQDPKSVLKLFNHDNHCDLVVLGGAALKSCLIAEGKADCYVRIGPTGEWDTGAAQVIVEEAGGQIMDINLRPLTYNERESLENPNFIVVGSPQLEWDQILINE; encoded by the coding sequence ATGAAGCCAGAAGATTATGTAGAGCAGGCTATTGAAATTGCCATTGTTGCGGGTAAGAAAATTCGTGATATTTATGTGAAAGGAATATTTGAAAAAGAAATTAAGTCGGATAACACACCTGTGACTTCTGCTGATATCGCAGCGCACAATATAATCAACGCCGCACTTCAGGAATTAACGCCAGACATCCCCGTGTTATCAGAAGAGGATGCTGATATTCCCTTTACGACTCGTCAGCATTGGGATCGTTATTGGTTGGTTGATCCTTTAGATGGCACGGGTGAGTTTATTGCAGGCAGTGGAGATTTTTCGGTTATTATTGCCTTAATGGAACATAACCGACCTGTTATGGGGATCGTTTATGTGCCCATGACTGAAGTTTGTTATTATGCTATTGCTGGTTTAGGTGCTTATAAACGTGATGAAAAATCAGAATCTCGCATTATGAGTCATCAGTTACCTCAGAGTAGAACTCCCACTTTAAAACTGGCTGTAAGTCGTCGTCAGGATCCTAAATCAGTACTTAAATTGTTTAATCATGACAATCATTGTGATTTAGTCGTATTAGGTGGTGCAGCTTTGAAAAGTTGCTTAATTGCTGAAGGAAAAGCGGATTGTTATGTGCGTATTGGCCCAACTGGAGAGTGGGATACTGGTGCTGCTCAGGTTATTGTTGAGGAGGCTGGGGGTCAAATTATGGATATTAACTTACGGCCTTTAACTTATAATGAAAGAGAAAGTTTAGAAAACCCTAATTTTATTGTGGTAGGTTCTCCTCAATTAGAATGGGATCAAATTTTGATTAATGAGTGA
- the nudE gene encoding ADP compounds hydrolase NudE, whose amino-acid sequence MNGKKPEILGAEIVAQSRLFKIEQVHLKFSNNVERHYERMKGNNRGAVMVVPVLNHDTLLLGREYAAGTHTYELGFTKGLIDLGEEAHEAANRELQEEIGYGTRKLTHLMEVSLAPGYFASKMQIFIAEDLYESQLEGDEPEPIELVSWPISQWQTLLQQEDFSESRSVSALFLAQKYLKL is encoded by the coding sequence ATGAATGGCAAAAAACCAGAAATTCTAGGCGCAGAAATTGTTGCCCAGAGTCGTTTGTTTAAAATCGAACAAGTGCATCTGAAATTTTCTAATAATGTTGAGCGACATTATGAAAGAATGAAGGGCAATAATCGTGGTGCCGTGATGGTAGTACCAGTATTAAACCATGACACCTTGTTATTAGGCAGAGAGTATGCAGCAGGAACTCACACATACGAACTGGGCTTTACTAAAGGACTGATTGACTTAGGTGAAGAAGCTCATGAGGCGGCGAATCGAGAGTTACAGGAGGAAATAGGTTATGGTACAAGAAAGTTAACCCACCTTATGGAGGTCAGTCTTGCTCCTGGTTATTTTGCCAGTAAAATGCAAATATTTATTGCTGAAGATCTCTATGAAAGTCAACTTGAAGGTGATGAGCCTGAGCCGATAGAGTTGGTTTCTTGGCCCATAAGTCAGTGGCAAACTTTACTTCAGCAGGAAGACTTCTCTGAATCAAGAAGTGTGAGTGCCTTGTTTTTAGCTCAAAAATACCTAAAATTATAA
- the yrfG gene encoding GMP/IMP nucleotidase, with protein MFPWNKIDTVLLDMDGTLLDLHFDNHFWLNLVPQELSRQKAMTTQDAVKLVEVAYKKVFGTLEWYSLDYWQKELKLDILALHKTLVDRIQLRQDSMPFLTALGAQKKSRILVTNAHPHSLALKLEHTDLALGLDHMLSSHETGYPKEHPNFWRHLFQQFSLDPCQCLFIDDSQVILQAAKDAGVGYQLGITNPDSQKPDNVFSDFPSIRDYHLLLEDLLAK; from the coding sequence ATGTTTCCTTGGAATAAAATAGATACCGTTTTACTTGATATGGATGGCACCTTACTTGACCTCCATTTTGATAACCACTTTTGGCTCAACTTAGTCCCACAAGAGTTAAGTCGTCAAAAAGCAATGACAACTCAAGATGCTGTCAAATTAGTCGAAGTCGCCTATAAAAAGGTATTCGGAACTTTAGAATGGTACAGTCTTGATTATTGGCAAAAAGAACTCAAATTAGACATTTTAGCGCTGCATAAAACATTAGTAGACAGAATTCAACTAAGGCAAGACAGCATGCCGTTTTTAACCGCATTAGGTGCTCAAAAAAAATCCCGTATTTTAGTCACTAACGCGCACCCCCACAGCCTAGCTTTAAAGTTGGAACATACCGACCTCGCATTAGGTCTAGATCACATGCTCTCAAGCCACGAAACAGGTTACCCTAAAGAGCACCCCAACTTTTGGCGACATCTATTTCAACAGTTTTCTTTAGATCCCTGCCAATGTCTATTTATCGATGATAGCCAAGTCATTTTACAAGCCGCTAAAGATGCAGGGGTTGGCTATCAACTAGGTATCACCAATCCCGATAGCCAAAAACCAGATAACGTTTTTAGCGATTTTCCATCGATTAGGGACTACCACCTTTTACTAGAAGATCTACTAGCAAAATAG